Proteins encoded in a region of the Mercenaria mercenaria strain notata chromosome 1, MADL_Memer_1, whole genome shotgun sequence genome:
- the LOC123566447 gene encoding uncharacterized protein LOC123566447: protein MLTLVVLGSILSTGLCMPGGYSTVDKTSPSYSTYTDLLKEQKTTNLLGSLDVSAYTIAKIETQVVAGLNIKYTFNTNGGTCHLVIFDQSWTGTRSVHDNTCAQNGKRQLGGMLAGGYSEQKGQDEIQKYTEMLATLQSSTQLDSTQYTVQKVETQVVSGLNIRYTLLINGATCTVVVWDQPWTNTTQVTQNTCKHARRQLLGGYNNVDVNSPQVQQCLSLSVERVNAMSNSMFRMVKVGIVSAQQQVVAGMNYAVTFQMGESTCMKSDYATGKVTSCPLNANSAMSPTTWKAHCFRSLDGTFSFTGVDMAEEPTTDLQLDNDHGLTLKPVDSVKSKLVKVNNVMVGKVKDRLIKGKAFLKADQQPVINLLRKKRNINFLIERLDNMVDNSKDLSDIVEQGKAMFGGGDDHDLVNHVKDLIGQDGIDTIKHGGKILGGDGHDLVNHVEKILGGDSHDLIDHGKKLLRGDGHDLVAHGAKLLGGDDHDLVDHGKKLIGGDDHDLVDHGVKLLGGDDHDLLDHGKKLIGGDDHDLVDHGKKLIGGDDHDLIPHGKKILGGDDHDMVDHGKKLIGGDDHDYIDHKKKLIGGDTHDYAEHGKKLIGGGTHDYLDHGKQKKPSKNLGRDGHDYCHRGMFNEFKAKFNKLYGSAKEEEKRYTRFCINMRMARKLQETEQGSAIYGATKFADLTKEEFQQYVGKKWDIAANQGMKKAAIPRGSAPDSFDWREHGAVTPVKNQGSCGSCWAFSTTGNIEGQWAIKKKKLVSLSEQELVDCDKVDEGCNGGLPSQAYKEIERLGGLETEKDYSYRGEDEKCHFNKTDVKVYINDSVSVSSDEAEMASWLAANGPISIGINAFAMQFYMGGISHPWKIFCNPKDLDHGVLIVGYGVQDDKPYWIVKNSWGPDWGEKGYYLVYRGAGVCGLNTMCTSAVVD from the exons GGAACGTGTCATCTGGTTATATTTGATCAGTCATGGACCGGCACGAGATCCGTACATGACAATACATGTGCACAGAATGGAAAACGTCAGCTTGGTGGTATGCTGGCTGGAGGGTACAGTGAGCAAAAAGGCCAAGATGAGATCCAAAAATACACAGAAATGCTTGCAACTTTGCAGTCAAGTACTCAGCTGGACTCGACTCAATACACAGTCCAAAAAGTTGAAACTCAG GTTGTTTCAGGACTCAACATCAGATACACCCTGCTAATTAATGGG GCAACCTGTACAGTTGTTGTATGGGACCAGCCATGGACCAACACAACACAGGTCACTCAAAATACCTGCAAACATGCAAGACGTCAGTTGCTCGGAGGTTACAACAATGTTGATGTGAACTCTCCTCAGGTACAGCAGTGTCTGTCCTTGTCTGTAGAAAGAGTGAATGCCATGTCCAACAGTATGTTCAGAATGGTCAAAGTTGGCATCGTTTCTGCTCAACAACAG gtTGTAGCAGGAATGAACTATGCTGTGACCTTCCAGATGGGCGAATCAACGTGTATGAAGTCTGACTACGCAACGGGAAAAGTGACTAGTTGTCCACTTAATGCCAATAGCGCAATGAGTCCA acaaCCTGGAAGGCTCACTGTTTCAGGAGTCTGGATGGAACTTTCTCATTTACAGGTGTAGACATG GCGGAAGAGCCAACAACTGACCTTCAGTTAGACAATGACCATGGTCTAACCTTGAAGCCTGTTGATAGCGTGAAGAGCAAATTAGTCAAGGTAAATAACGTCATGGTAGGAAAGGTCAAGGACAGACTCATTAAGGGCAAAGCTTTTCTAAAGGCTGATCAGCAACCTGTTATTAATCTCCTGAGAAAGAAGAGGAACATCAATTTTTTGATAGAAAGACTTGATAACATGGTTGATAATTCAAAAGACTTAAGTGATATTGTTGAGCAGGGTAAAGCAATGTTTGGaggaggtgatgatcatgatttGGTGAACCATGTTAAGGATTTGATTGGTCAAGATGGGATTGATACGATTAAGCATGGAGGAAAAATACTAGGAGGTGATGGTCATGATTTGGTTAACCATGTAGAAAAAATTCTAGGTGGTGATAGCCATGACTTGATTGACCATGGGAAGAAATTACTTCGTGGTGATGGTCATGATTTGGTAGCACATGGAGCAAAACTGCTTGGAGGAGATGACCATGATTTGGTAGACCATGGAAAGAAACTGATTGGAGGAGATGACCATGATTTGGTAGACCATGGAGTTAAACTGCTTGGAGGAGATGACCATGATTTGTTAGACCATGGAAAGAAATTGATTGGAGGTGATGACCATGATTTGGTGGACCATGGAAAGAAATTGATTGGAGGTGATGACCATGATTTGATACCACATGGAAAAAAGATTCTTGGAGGAGATGACCATGATATGGTAGATCATGGGAAGAAATTGATTGGAGGTGATGACCATGATTACATAGACCATAAGAAGAAATTGATTGGAGGTGATACCCATGATTATGCAGAACATGGAAAGAAATTGATTGGAGGTGGTACCCATGATTATTTAGACCATGGGAAACAGAAGAAACCTAGTAAGAATCTAGGAAGAGATGGCCATGATTATTGTCATAGAGGGATGTTCAATGAGTTCAAGGCTAAATTCAACAAGTTGTATGGTAGTGCTAAAG AGGAAGAGAAGCGTTACACAAGGTTCTGTATCAACATGAGAATGGCCCGGAAGTTACAGGAGACTGAGCAAGGCTCGGCTATCTACGGAGCAACAAAGTTTGCTGATCTTACAA AGGAGGAGTTCCAGCAATATGTAGGCAAGAAATGGGACATTGCAGCTAACCAGGGAATGAAGAAAGCTGCAATACCAAGAGGAAGTGCCCCTGATTCTTTCGACTGGAGGGAGCATGGTGCTGTTACACCTGTCAAAAATCAG GGAAGTTGTGGAAGTTGTTGGGCTTTCTCCACCACTGGTAACATTGAGGGGCAATGGGCCATCAAGAAGAAAAAGCTTGTCTCGCTCTCAGAGCAAG AGCTTGTAGACTGTGACAAGGTTGATGAGGGATGTAATGGAGGATTGCCATCACAGGCATACAAGGAAATTGAAAGACTTG GTGGTCTGGAAACTGAGAAAGACTACTCGTACAGGGGCGAGGATGAGAAATGCCACTTCAACAAGACAGATGTGAAAGTCTACATCAATGACTCTGTCTCAGTATCCTCTGATGAAGCAG AAATGGCATCATGGCTAGCAGCTAATGGACCCATCTCTATTGGTATCAATGCCTTTGCTATGCAG ttttacatgGGTGGGATCTCTCATCCTTGGAAGATATTCTGTAATCCGAAAGATCTTGATCACGGAGTGCTGATCGTTGGATACGGAGTCC aGGATGACAAGCCTTATTGGATCGTTAAGAACAGCTGGGGACCTGACTGGGGCGAAAAG GGTTACTATCTTGTGTACAGAGGAGCTGGAGTGTGTGGTCTAAACACAATGTGTACATCTGCTGTCGTTGACTAA